A genomic segment from Clostridium pasteurianum BC1 encodes:
- a CDS encoding GTP-binding protein, with protein MKLITVSGPPSSGKTSVIIKTIELLKEEGTKIGVIKFDCLSSYDDVLYEKIGVPVKVGLSGNLCPDHFFVSNIEECVNWGIEEGLDILISESAGLCNRCSPHIKEIPAVCVIDNLSGINTPKKIGPMLKFADIVVVTKGDIVSQAEREVFAFEIKQANPKAKIVFVNGITGQGAYALSKNLKDGNVISEITNKRLRFPMPAAVCSYCLGQTKIGKEYQNGNIKKMVL; from the coding sequence ATGAAATTAATTACCGTATCTGGGCCTCCATCTTCTGGAAAAACTTCAGTGATTATAAAGACCATTGAACTTTTAAAGGAAGAGGGAACTAAAATAGGTGTTATTAAGTTTGATTGTCTATCATCCTATGATGATGTGTTGTATGAAAAGATTGGTGTTCCTGTAAAGGTAGGATTATCAGGAAATCTTTGCCCCGATCATTTTTTTGTAAGCAATATTGAAGAATGTGTAAATTGGGGAATAGAAGAAGGCTTAGATATACTTATAAGTGAAAGTGCAGGACTTTGCAATAGGTGTTCACCGCATATAAAAGAGATACCTGCTGTATGCGTTATTGATAATTTATCTGGTATAAATACTCCTAAAAAAATAGGTCCAATGCTTAAATTTGCAGATATAGTAGTAGTGACAAAGGGAGACATAGTTTCTCAAGCAGAGAGAGAGGTATTTGCCTTTGAAATAAAGCAGGCTAATCCTAAAGCAAAAATAGTTTTTGTCAATGGAATAACAGGGCAGGGAGCATATGCTTTAAGTAAAAACTTAAAGGATGGCAATGTTATAAGTGAAATTACCAACAAAAGATTAAGATTTCCTATGCCTGCTGCAGTTTGTTCCTATTGCCTTGGTCAAACTAAAATAGGTAAGGAATATCAGAATGGAAATATTAAAAAAATGGTTCTTTAA
- a CDS encoding ABC transporter substrate-binding protein, which produces MDLMQDSILLDDDCNLNDLNFLGIIACSVRQTFKEELEKAVTEYKNKKEITLKAYVPSGCSCKADLSSIWEANNIDDFPDVMAANGFKDEFKKGFMNTLADKGYFKAVRGENINKEFLEAGCVDPKDVYNMYAVSPSVILVDKNKLKDLPMPKSWDDLLNPIYKNNIIVGGTPEELSDSAALYIYKEYGEAGVKKLVQNTKNLWHPSKMSKTAGTMNTEGAAIYIMSWFFAKTCPNTEKTAIVWPEDGALINPMCVLAKESKISQMDALINFALGEELGSKLADSYFPSLNPKVDNKLPEGAKFKWLGWDYIRENSMDEIRNTTNTMFINEWKSKIKKWRV; this is translated from the coding sequence ATGGATTTAATGCAGGATAGTATCCTATTGGATGACGATTGTAATTTAAATGATTTGAACTTCTTGGGTATAATAGCATGCAGTGTAAGGCAGACTTTTAAAGAGGAGCTTGAGAAGGCAGTAACAGAATATAAAAATAAAAAGGAGATAACCTTAAAGGCTTACGTTCCATCAGGCTGTAGTTGTAAGGCTGATCTTAGCAGTATATGGGAAGCAAATAATATAGATGATTTTCCAGATGTTATGGCAGCTAATGGCTTTAAGGATGAATTTAAAAAAGGATTTATGAATACCCTAGCAGATAAAGGATACTTTAAAGCTGTCAGAGGTGAAAATATAAATAAAGAATTTTTAGAGGCAGGATGTGTTGATCCTAAGGATGTATATAATATGTATGCCGTTTCTCCAAGTGTAATACTTGTAGATAAAAATAAATTAAAGGATCTTCCGATGCCTAAATCTTGGGATGATTTATTAAATCCTATTTATAAGAACAATATAATAGTAGGGGGAACACCAGAGGAATTAAGTGATTCAGCTGCATTGTATATTTATAAAGAATATGGAGAAGCTGGAGTAAAAAAATTGGTGCAGAATACAAAGAATCTTTGGCATCCATCTAAAATGTCAAAGACAGCCGGAACAATGAATACTGAAGGTGCAGCAATTTATATTATGTCATGGTTTTTTGCTAAAACATGTCCTAATACAGAAAAAACTGCTATAGTGTGGCCAGAAGATGGAGCGCTTATTAATCCTATGTGTGTACTTGCAAAAGAATCTAAAATTTCACAAATGGATGCTCTTATAAATTTTGCTTTAGGAGAAGAACTTGGCAGTAAGCTTGCAGATAGTTATTTCCCATCCTTGAACCCAAAGGTAGATAATAAATTACCAGAAGGTGCAAAATTTAAATGGTTGGGTTGGGACTATATAAGGGAAAACAGCATGGATGAGATAAGAAATACAACAAACACCATGTTTATAAATGAATGGAAAAGTAAAATTAAAAAATGGAGAGTGTGA